A region from the Vicia villosa cultivar HV-30 ecotype Madison, WI linkage group LG3, Vvil1.0, whole genome shotgun sequence genome encodes:
- the LOC131655677 gene encoding probable indole-3-pyruvate monooxygenase YUCCA10: protein MNKKNSMKNKTMEIQVPVVIVGAGPAGLATSACLNKLSVQNIVLERDDCHSPVWRKRTYDRLKLHLGKSFCNLPHMPFSSDLPVFIPRVDFLRYLDDYVSTFKISVRCNRCVHEASFDVKTGKWRVCAVDSVKNVGEVYVADYVVVASGESCDAYIPKIVGLEKFEGEYFHCHKYQNGRPFYDKNVLVVGSGNSGMEIGYDLSTWGANSSMVIRSPVHFLIKEMVYIGMSLLKYLSVENVDKLMFFMSKLVYGDLSKYGLVRPKEGPFALKLKGGRTPTVDVGTIKHIKQGKIKVYSEISSIKGGKTIEFIDGKTGHFDVIIFATGYRTNVHKWLKDYKELFNENGLPKPAYPNHWKGENGLYCVGFSRRGLQGINYDAQKVATDISVNIKTKKIHATDDEDKIAQIKLLDE, encoded by the exons atgaacaaaaaaaaCAGTATGAAAAACAAAACTATGGAAATCCAAGTGCCAGTTGTGATAGTAGGTGCTGGGCCTGCTGGATTAGCAACCTCTGCATGTCTCAACAAACTTTCAGTTCAAAACATTGTTCTAGAAAGAGATGATTGTCATTCTCCTGTTTGGAGGAAAAGAACCTATGATCGTTTGAAACTTCACTTGGGTAAAAGCTTTTGTAACCTGCCTCACATGCCTTTCTCATCTGATCTTCCGGTGTTTATCCCTAGGGTTGATTTTCTTCGCTATTTGGACGATTATGTGAGCACTTTTAAGATCTCCGTCCGCTGCAACCGGTGTGTCCATGAAGCTTCGTTCGATGTCAAAACCGGGAAATGGAGGGTTTGTGCAGTGGATAGTGTGAAAAATGTTGGTGAAGTTTATGTTGCTGATTATGTAGTGGTTGCATCGGGAGAAAGCTGTGATGCTTATATTCCAAAGATAGTCGGGCTTGAAAAGTTTGAAGGTGAATATTTTCACTGCCACAAGTATCAAAATGGAAGGCCTTTTTATGATAAGAATGTGTTGGTTGTTGGTAGCGGAAATTCGGGTATGGAGATTGGTTATGATCTGTCTACTTGGGGGGCGAATAGCTCCATGGTTATAAGAAGTCCG GTACATTTTTTGATAAAGGAAATGGTGTACATTGGAATGTCTTTGCTGAAATACTTGAGTGTTGAAAATGTGGATAAACTTATGTTCTTTATGAGCAAATTGGTGTATGGAGATTTGTCAAAGTATGGATTGGTTAGACCAAAGGAAGGACCCTTTGCCTTGAAATTGAAGGGCGGTCGTACTCCTACGGTTGATGTTGGTACCATCAAACACATCAAACAAGGAAAAATCAAG GTATATTCAGAAATTTCAAGCATAAAAGGCGGCAAGACTATTGAATTTATAGATGGAAAAACTGGTCATTTTGACGTCATTATCTTTGCTACGGGATATAGAACCAATGTGCACAAGTGGCTTAAG GATTACAAAGAGCTGTTTAATGAAAATGGATTGCCAAAACCTGCTTATCCAAATCACTGGAAAGGGGAGAATGGACTCTATTGTGTTGGATTTTCAAGAAGGGGATTACAAGGCATTAATTATGATGCTCAGAAAGTAGCAACGGATATCAGTGTCAATATCAAGACAAAGAAGATACATGCAACTGATGATGAGGACAAAATTGCTCAAATCAAGCTATTAGATGAATGA